The sequence TTCAAACAGGCAGAGTCAAATGCCAGCAAACAGCAACATCCAAGGCAaaggcaaaagagtaatccaatgACAAGCATGGTCAGGGCAGGctttttataatgataaattctGTTTAAGATGTATAATTCAAAAACAGCAATATCAGGCAAGGAAAAaactagaaaacaagaaaaacacagGAAACAACTCGGAAAATAAGAATGATATTTGAATTGCAGTTACAGGCAAATAATCCTCAGCAATGTCTGGGTGAAAAAAGTGCTGCTTAAATAGTCCTCCTGACTGGAAACGGGTGGAGTCTGTAATTGATTCCTAGGCTGGGGAAATGTAGTCTGGGGTTGAGTTAAGGGGCTATCCTctcaataaatttaaatttggCTAAATTTCATTACAGTATTCAGTATAGTAGTTTCTCGGTCTCCCGACACAACACGAGCCAGTCATTTCTCAGTTCTGCAAAAATGCAGTATATAAAAATGGTTACAAATAAAACTTACACATTTGAGGGTGTACAAAATGTGCAACAGTTTACTGTACACATAGAataatgaaatttctgtcatctgATGTACTGgtactgtaattatattgtaaaaaccCCTGCAGATGATTaatccagctctctctctctccactgttAGGATGCAGAGATTCTGATTGGTGTGTTGATGAATCTCAGACATATATGGACAGAATTAGATATCTCAGAGGATATCTCAGTTAGCTGAGAAGCAgtaattttcagatttttgaacaaatgtaaaaacaatttgtTAGTTAACTGTGTTTAGCTGTGTGAGCTTTGTGTTTGTGAGTCACAAAGAACTGGCATAAGTCACTTGTTAATGAAGCCAACTACACTAGGCATGCTGCATGCGCATGCAACCATCATGTACAGTTCACTGAAAGATGGGTTTTCTTGCAATTATTTTGTGTTACACTGTCATGGCCGCTGCTGAAAAGTAGCACATGAACATGGGCAGTGCTAGGGAGGGGCTAGCAGGTGATTCAGCACCcccaagaaaaacaaaagcacccCCATAGCAcccccacagattttttttttttactgtatttaataattaagatgataataaacaagaaaaaaaaatggctcttTATATGCATAACTCGTGCAATGCAGTAACGACAAGATTTGGAACTGTCGCATTTTCGTAATGTCATTattgcatttcattaaaaaaatggagCGCTTCCTTGTGCTAAGTAGGCCTGCCCCCgaataaagatttttctagtcaactTGTCTAAAGATCTTGACAAGGAGCCATAGTAttgattataaagaaaaattgttaacaatattgccaatatccacaaagctgacagctttacctgttgtagtttgttcaagttgtgcatgaaatagacactgcttttctgcacttttagTTGTCACGTTGCCACCATTTTCGATCTCTCTCATGCAGCACAACTGGTGCTGCTTTTAGCAGGTGTGCCATCAATGCTGGTGTTCAGCAGAGATGAGGATTCTTTTTCCTCTAAATCTTTAATGCACATCGTCTCTTTTTATTAAgtcaacataacaaaagatgtaatcacaaaacaatcaggaaaaatgGCATTACACgcaaatttttaaatcataacaaaACTATATAATCGCCAGTGGCAAtctcagcaaaaacttcactcgcaaattaatatgtTTGGTTCCAAATATGACAGTTTTattcgcagtctggagccctgagaAGCCAAGAATCACTGACATTAATCAGCTAAGATAAAGCTGAGGCCGGAGGCGGGAGTTTAAATGCAGCTAGAGTTAGCAAAAAAGTGgcagaatgataaataaatgagagTGAATTTAAAAGATCACTGTAGCAATGGTACTTGTCAAGTCATGGGTGTACTGACGTGGCTTGCCTAAACTAATGCAGTGCTTGATATAAATTGGGTCTTCTTTGCTCTACGCATGAGTAGCACTGTTTGTGTGACAGGCAGAGCTGCACTGTTCCACATCACTTAAGAAGTTGCATGATGGTTGGAAGGCAGCTGTTTAGCTAGGCtgttaaacacacagtaaacagtGTATGCATAATTAAGGCAAgttgatattctaattatatattttttccaacattttaccaattccagaTGACACCAGTCTTAATACCTACactaaattttgtcattttttaagtgatatataaattataaatgagaaTGTTTAGAATGTGTTACACTTAAATACTTTTTCCTGTTGAGCAGGGAAGAAGAGACGTGTGTGTAAGCAGTGctattaacaaaaacacacatgcaactGTGATGTTGTAACGGGGCTGACGAGATGAGAGACGTGcggatccatttgcaagcttttatttCAACAGAGATGTGGTCATAAGAGGCATGGGTCAAACTGTGGAAACAGGTACATAACAGGCAAGACAGAGTATtcctagggcaagcgtgggtcAACGATCGGCAAACAGTCCGAAACAGAAAGGCAAAAGGGTTAATCCAAGATAAACAGGCAATAATCAGAAAACACGGAATGGCACGGTAAAGCAGCTAACACTAGGAGAGTGAAACATGCAGAACAATactcagtgcaatggatgatgggaaatgtagtccagggtatagtggaacagtctgtgtagtgtagtgtagcTCGCTGATTGTAACTGGACAGGAAGACAGTTCAAAATTTGACTCATTGACTGGAACTGGACAGGTAAACAGTTCATAAACAGACTCGCTAGCTAGGAATGGCATTACAGACAGTACATGAATGGTTTTTATGGCAGTGTGGGTTTCTGGTTTCTGGATTTGACTATTGGAGCTGATGGAGGggtttattgttttgttcttgGGAGACGGTTCAACAAAAGCCTTATTAGGGGAAATGGGACAGACAGATGGAATTCATATCCTGATTCATAGGTTGATCCTGGACAGACTGACAGTTCATGATCAGACTCCAACGTTGATTCAGAACAGGATGAGAGTTTGGAGATGGCCTCATCGGCCGGTTCAGAGCAAAGCAAGGTTCACTGacagcctccatagccgtgacaggacaggcaaagaactcacagatggcctccatatctgtgacaggacaggcagagagttcacagatggcctccatagccatgacagggaAGTAAGAGGATTCacagacggcctccatagccgtgacaggacaggcaggaaGTTCACAGGTGGATACTACGGACACCTCTGGAGGTTTTGCAGTGgatgccgccacctctggaggttctacagCAGTACCCTCAGGAAATAGGGAAAATTCATTAACATTCTTTTTAACCTGAGAATGGTTCCTTTGACCATGACATGCTGAGAGTGCATTGCTGGGCGCTACCACCTTTCTGGTACAAGGAGCTGAAGCGAGCGCCGGCACCTCGGGAGCTTCTGCAGCACACACCTCCACCTCTGGAGAAGCTGCAGCGGTTGCCATCACCTCTGGGGAAACAGCAGCAAACTCCACTACCTTGGGAGGATCTGCAGCATCAGCCACCACCACTGGAAACATCATAGTAGGCACCGCTGCATCAGGCAGTTCTGTGGTGGTGTACGCAGCCCAAATGCAACATAAAGCAATCCCCATCATGGGAAGCGCTTCAAACAAGGGAATTAGTTCAGGAACAGAAGGGTTATAGTGAGTGGGTTTGGGGATACCAGCTGTGCGTGAAGACACCAGCGGTGCATCCCTCACACTAGACACCAGACTGGGATACCGAAAGACTGACCATGAAGATCTATGTGCAACAGAAAGGACCTGACAAGACTCTagatgatcagctgtgatgtgacgtgactctggatgatcagctgtgatgtgacgtgaTTCTGGATGATCAGTtgtgatgtgacgtgactctggaCAAACTGTTGAGACGTGAGTTGACTCAGGAAGAGTAACTGTGATTTGATAGACTCTGGGagatcaacggtgacttgacAGACTCTGGGAGATCAACTGTGatttgacttgactctggaagatcaactgtgacttgattTGATTCATgacgatcaactgtgacttgactcatgaagaacAGCTGAGACTTGACTCGATTCATgacgatcaactgtgacttgactcatgaagaacagctgtgacttgacttgactcatgattGGCAGCTGTGACATACCGGAGCACTGTTGTGTCCGACATTTTGTGAATTTGCTCTAGTGTGGCCGCCATTACACAAGTGAGTGCGGGGTCGCGTTCCTCCACAACACCCACGGTAAATAAACAGCCAACAGTCAACAAAGCTAAGTCCAAAAAACAACTCAGTGACGAACGCAGGCCCTCGCGTCTAAGCTCAGATCTTAGAGGTTGATTCAGGCCATCACAAAAAAAACTCTATCAAAAGACAGTCCGGTAAATCAGAACAGTGTGCTATGGACAGACACACTATGGCAAACACAGTCCGAAACAGAAATGCAAAGGGTTAATCCAAGATAAACAGGCAATAATCAGAAAACACGGAATGGCTCAGTAAAGCAGCTAACACTAGGAGAGCGAAACatgcagaacaatactcggcGACTTCAGCAGAATCTGGGTGGgtgttatatagtgtgtgtaataGTTTTCAGGTGAGCACGTGATTGGTTACAGTTGTGTTCAAACAGTGCAGtagatgatgggaaatgtagtccagggtatagtggaacagtctgtgtagtgtgagagtccatgtagtgagtgggtgacctctggtggtgagtgaacaGAAGTTAGTAGGATTTGTGATGGACATGTtactaattataaataatttatttgatgcttacaagaataaatttaattctgatttactatattatattttaaaaaggaataaaTCTTAGACTGTTTATCCATCATATCAAAAGTTGGGTAAAAGAATAATATTATCTAATTATTCAGCATCAGAGTGGGCGGTAGATGGGTTGGTCAATCTGATCCAGACACTGCATAAATGAAAGCACAGTAAaggagagcagaacaaactcctaacAGGAGGAGACTCACTCATGGCTAATGAGACAGAGAATCATGAGACTCAATACTGCTTTCCTGCCATCAACTCATCATGCATCAAGGGAAAACGCTCAAGTTTTGAACGTAATATCACCTATATGTTTGTATTATTGCTGTCAGCCTGGACtgtgtttctgaacctgctgGTGATCATCTCTATCTCTCACTTCAAGAAGCTTCACACTCCAACCAACCTAATCATTCTCTCTTTGGCTGTGGACGACATGCTTGTTGGAATTTTTTTGATACCCATAGAGGGAATCAAGCAAATTGAGACATGTTGGTATTTCGGAGACACTTACTGCGGACTGTTTGTGATCATCGTTAGGTTGCTCCATATTACATCCCTTAGTAATTTGGTATTAATTGCTGTGGATCGTTATATGGCTGTTTGTCATCCTTTACTGTACCCACAGAAAATGACTacaactaaaactttaataagcATCTGTCTCTGCTGGTTTTGCTGTTCAGTGTACATTATTTGGTTTGTAATAAGtaacagatattttaatatgtcagACAAAATACTGTGTTATGGCCAGTGTATTGTTTTGATGACACCTGCTTGGAGATTCGTTGATTTAATagtgtcttttttatttccttGTACTGTGATCATCACTGCATATTTGAGGATATTTTATGTTGTGCAAAGGCAAGTCAGAGTTATTAACTCTCAAATGAATGgtgtaaaatgtgtaatggacaTTTCAATGAGGAGGAAAACTGAGAGCAAAGCTGCTCTGACATTAGGAATCATTGTGACAGCTTATCTGCTTTGCTGGATTCCCTTCTTCATCTGTTCTCAAACAAAAACAGTCTCCTCCACTACACTGACATTTCTAACATGGACCATCTATATAAACTCAGGTCTGAATCCTATCGTCTATGCTTTATTTTACCACTGGTTCAAAATATCAGTTAAAAATATTCTAACTCTTAGAATTTTTCAGCCAGCATCCTCTCTGATGGACATTTTTACTGATCGTCTTTAATGACTTACAGTGgggatttatttgttttattttatgtttttacctaGACACCCCCTGAGATCAATCTCCAAAAATTACAGCATGGGAAATGTATTCACATACTCagatataagaataaaataaaataatcaacaataacTAAATATTGAGGCGAAGTTCagccaaacttttgaaaatggacatcatttacttacccttgtgttgttccaaacctgtatgtaatTTTTAAGTCACAGTCTCTGTCACCTTACACTTACATTGTattggggaaaaaattaaatgatcatGAAATAAaccttttgggtttttttttctcaaactctCAAAATCATGTGCACTCAAACTTCTACAACTAATACAGAACACAGCAGCATGACTAGTCTTCATTGAgcccacgtcacacctctgtaATGGCTACCAGTTACagctcacatcaagttcaagacaatAATGCTTGAATACAGAATGGCCATCATCTCCGCACCTTCCTACTTCACCTCAATCTTATCCATCTACTTTCCATCCAGAAAGATCAGAGAGatcagatttaaaacattttcgttcACTGTCCAGTGCTGGTGGCATGATCTTCCCCACCCCATCCCCAACAGCCAAATCCCTGACTATACTCAAAAAAAGCTTAAAACTAATCTTTCCCATGAGGACTTAACTGCATCCTGCTGAAAGTTGTCAAACTTTGTATTACTAGCACTTCTTACATTTATGTAGTACCCCTGGAAAGAAGTTAAAGAAGCATGCTGCTGCGATGGCTTCTATCAGTttgtacagtgtatatatacagtgacACTCAAATCTCACGCTCTTTACAAACAGAAAAAGATTTCCAGAATGTAGACATAAAttccagaaataaaatataacattctcatcaatatacactcacctaaaggattattaggaacacctgttcaatgtctcattaatgcaattatctaatcaaccaatcacatggcagttgcttcaatgcatttaggggtgtggtcctggtcaagaaaATCACCTGAACTCCAAACtaaatgtcagaatgggaaagaaaggtgatttaagcaattttggtggcatggttgttggtgccagacaggcCGGTCAACCATTTCTAGgctttacaaagaatggtgtgaaaagggaaaaacatccagtatgcggcagtcctgtgggcgaaaatgccttgttgatgctagaggtcagaggagaatgggccgactgattcaagctgatagaagaacaactttgactgaaataaccactcgttacaaccgaggtatgcagcaaagcatttgttaAGCCACAAAACGCACAACCTTGAAGTGGATGGGCTACAAGGGACTCTGTTGAGACATttagatggtagagtcagaatttggcgtaaacagaatgagaacatggatccatcatgccttgttaccgttgtgcaggctgctggtggtggtgtaatggtgtgggggatgttttcttggcacactttaggccccttagtgccaattgggcatcgtttaaatgccacggcctacctgagcattgtttcttaccatgtccatccctttattaccaccatgtacccatcctctgatggctacttccagcaggataatgcaccatgtcacaaagctcgaatcatttcaaattggtttcttgaacatgacaatgagttcactgtactaaaatggcccccacagtcaccagatctcaacccaatagagcatctttgggatgtggtggaacgggagcttttTGCCCttgatgtgcatcccacaaatctccatcaactgcaagatgctatcctatcaatatgggccaacatttctaaagaatgctttcaacaccttgttgaatcaatgccacgtagaattaaggcagttctgaaggcgaaagggggtcaaacacagtattagtatggtgttcctaataatcctttaggtgagtgtataccCTTAACAACCAAATGACAATATGAAATTGATGATGACATTgcagttaaaatattaaacataaatactgTTCGATCCATCGTATCTGATGTATTCCATACAATAAAGACACATACAAGAttgattaaaacaaatgtaaagcaTAACAGGTACGGCAGTATACAGATTTGTTAGTTGCATACAATTGTAATATTGATCAATAGAACTGGTaaacaagattcaagatttttattcatcacatacatgattatatagaaagtgaaagtgacgtgacatacagccaagtatggtgacccatactcagaattccacaaccttagggttaggagtcaaactaaCCAttaacacagaggaaaatatgcataaatacaggtatgaaagaattaaataaatgtaaacaataaaaatgtaagaaaaaaaatatttttaaaaaatatatactgcagaattaaatatagaatagaaaataaaatgtgcaagtATTCTTAACCTGTTAATTGTCACCCCGTTCCGTATTCGGGacgcctacgtttacttcactaaatccttatctaatcatgacaaactatatatcgttggaaaggtctaagactcctaaatagatattttaccaatgtttttttgttaaaaaattatgtaggaaaaaaatcttcttcgttgcctttttctctgtcacactttagaaatgaTATATcgaatgaaaacttaaaatctcaaaattcatcctttaaaacccattttaaaatcagacattgcattaccacgaaaatggtacatcaatatcatgttataaaatgtttttgttcatgaattataaaaattttagtttggaaagtgcactttcaagtctatattcaaaaatgtgagtgagttaaggggttaaaatgcattcaaaattcggaataatttgtaataaataattattcatggtattttgaagtgcccagataacaatatcgtgcatattcattattgtaatatatatcgCATTAcagaataccggcacatgtctaacTCATTTATAATGGAAacacatacttttattttggaagcaattaatcatgattatacCAAGGTCTGTCTGAATAACTGACTAAACACCGCTTAATTTTTTGTAGAGAGAGATGCACAGACGGGTAACTCACACagctgtcatctctctctctctctctctctctctctctctctctctctcaatcttgataataaattcaaataaatgttagaaTTCATTCTGTGTCTGGTTGGAAGCGGACAGAATGCTAGGGCTAACATGCCATAACCAGTGCGGCGTTAAGACTTTGCGGGGCCCTGGGCTAAGACTAAGGCTAATCCTCATCTCTCATATAAAAAATGTCACTATGGAATTGGACACATAGGTGTAATAATTTAGGAGGTGGGTATtgtgaaattacatacatacaatatggCATAACATTTGAAAGCACAATTGAATGTCTATGAAACATCAGttaataaagaatttttaaacaatggcatttaaataacaaaaaatttattgCAACCATGTAGCCTATGaatgcatgaaaatgaaaaaaaaaattcaatgaaaGAAAACATACTGTATAGAGTGTAggctgcttttggtgcttgaatttgtttttcaataatgaggtccaagttttaTAATAATTCGGTAGaagttaaatgtatatgtataattttgtttctgtatttaacaacattaccttACAATAGTGAAAGACGCCTTCCCTCAGGTAGATTGTATGTTTTCATACTGGATGTTGTGCTTACGATCAATAATCACGTCTCTGCATTCAACCAAACTGATCTGCAGAAATCAAAACACGAGTCCCAATGACCAAACTGATTTGTAGAATTGagggcagaggattccgcttggtcttaaagccttcctgcAGTGGCTACGTTTGCaattcaaacaatgatttgtaaaaatgattgtttttttattatttttgatgttgttgggtttgattttaaatatgtgttttgttaaaggttattctttttttattatagctTTCATATGGAAACGCTTCtctgatgccttaaatacaggaCTATTCTGTATTATACAGAACGGTTGGCAACCCTATTTAATATGCAAAAGAGAATTGTCTCAGATGCCCCCTAGTGTTTGGGGCCCTGGGCTGCAGCCCATCTTGCCCTTTAGGATAACGCGCCCCTGGCCGTAACTGACAAAAATACCCATAATTTTTACGCTTCTTAATATAATTGACAAATAGCTCAGGTAAACAAGATTACACTAGTAGCAGGgctccagaaaaaaattaaataaataatactaaaataacttaagcAGCCActggctcctataagaaacaaaaatagGCACCGAATTcattttttaggtgccacagattAAACATGCtatattcctcttttttttttttttttttttttttacactttaacatttcagtcatactgtcatttgtttatgtctcatttttttttttttttttttgtctttatcagcattttattcCATCTTGTAGATGTCCTTGGAATtaagcagaggtggaaagagtacaaaaatattctactcaaggaaaagtaccattacatgaatgaaattttacttaagtacaagtaaaagtaccagtctaaaaatctactcaagtaaatgtaaaaagtagctgatttaaaatttactcagagtaaaaattacttagttacattttaacagtgggagggaggtaAAAATGGGACCAAGGGTGtcgaactcagttcctggagggccacagtcctgcacagtttagatataaccctaattaaacacacctgatccagctagtttaatcatttaggcttacttgaaaactacatgatatgtgtgctggagcagggttagaactaaactctgcagggctacggccctccaggaactgagtttgacacccctgggataggcctattaatctcaaacttgttgtttttaattaaaggaataagttattaagaataataagacatttgggctgttaccaggcaaatcagtatcaacaaactcatcttttcaatgcagaggaaatgcagaagcttcatcagaagtgcaatttagatgtatttacacactgtttagtgcaggacaagaatgcatttaacctgcagttacaaatgcatgaataatgttttgatatacaagacataaaatgtttgaatactaatttgaaattataagaaattaattatttaaaaaaatcaaaagatactttaaatgtgaaattaaaatggccagtatgtggtcagcaagtcactgttaataagtgagtcattgcgattgaaccgaatcatttaaacggttgattcattcaggaacacaacactatcatgttgctcagagatgcaaaactgtgctttggtggctgtttggaattattttttgttgaagaaatagagcaaaaacaggcaatgtgGTGTCTAAAGCGcgagtctcttaattaacttgtttactgacctgttgtaaaaaaaaaaaaaaaaaatgtatgtaatcatgatgatttttggaggaaaaggcggcattctttgtgtgattttgatttactatatgaaatgatatatatgtaaattttctgcccctatatcttcaattttgtgatcattctaaatgcattttacaagactgaatcacacagtgaaagaacgcactatgcTCGcccacatcattaaaacaattatgatattatcgcagatgatatatatcgcacactccgcaccactgtctttttggctaattttgtgcaaaacctcttgctaaaatgtcaaagcttaattttaaccaccaatgcagcgatgcaattatttagcttacctctacatgcttgcgaagggttgatgtcttgtcgagattttagaagctgctagtttggtctccctaggcaagcacagcttatactgcataataaagcataaatatggccaggggttcacttcatttccttcgtgttcaacttcagaatatgacggcgTTTCGTTTCAGcagtgtctgcaccactaacgcctgttttgtctgtctgcattcttgtgat is a genomic window of Cyprinus carpio isolate SPL01 chromosome B10, ASM1834038v1, whole genome shotgun sequence containing:
- the LOC122138628 gene encoding trace amine-associated receptor 13c-like; the protein is MKIYVQQKGPDKTLDDQLVAAITQHSKGEQNKLLTGGDSLMANETENHETQYCFPAINSSCIKGKRSSFERNITYMFVLLLSAWTVFLNLLVIISISHFKKLHTPTNLIILSLAVDDMLVGIFLIPIEGIKQIETCWYFGDTYCGLFVIIVRLLHITSLSNLVLIAVDRYMAVCHPLLYPQKMTTTKTLISICLCWFCCSVYIIWFVISNRYFNMSDKILCYGQCIVLMTPAWRFVDLIVSFLFPCTVIITAYLRIFYVVQRQVRVINSQMNGVKCVMDISMRRKTESKAALTLGIIVTAYLLCWIPFFICSQTKTVSSTTLTFLTWTIYINSGLNPIVYALFYHWFKISVKNILTLRIFQPASSLMDIFTDRL